The Streptomonospora litoralis genome window below encodes:
- a CDS encoding type IV toxin-antitoxin system AbiEi family antitoxin domain-containing protein has protein sequence METEEARRAAGAQYGVLTLAQARRCGMAEGEVRHLVRRGAWVRVHQGVFRIRELEDRSERGRLLSAVMAAQSALGPAAFASAETAARLWGLHGLPMWDGTVHMTLPATGTPYRIPGVRLYTWATEPKETVSRGRIRATRPGRTLRDVVLRVDRYTAVCLLDSALNQGLVRSGELSGLATANRARSGCRRSRPWWGLADGRAQSPLETRIRLVCADGGVPPDDLQHPFHDARGRLLAVGDLWWSDRRLLVEADGRAPHELPESLLRDRRRQNALELARPDVRIIRFTWADLACPNYILETVRGVGPDPNEPGSG, from the coding sequence ATGGAGACCGAGGAGGCACGCCGGGCCGCGGGCGCGCAGTACGGCGTCCTCACCCTCGCGCAGGCGCGCCGGTGCGGAATGGCCGAGGGCGAGGTTCGGCACCTGGTGCGGCGTGGCGCCTGGGTTCGTGTCCATCAGGGTGTCTTCCGCATCCGCGAGCTTGAGGACCGCAGTGAGCGGGGCCGGTTGCTGTCGGCGGTCATGGCGGCGCAGTCGGCGCTGGGGCCGGCGGCGTTCGCCAGTGCCGAGACCGCCGCGCGGTTGTGGGGCCTGCACGGGCTGCCCATGTGGGACGGGACCGTGCACATGACCCTTCCGGCCACGGGCACCCCGTACCGCATTCCCGGTGTCCGCCTCTACACCTGGGCCACCGAGCCGAAGGAGACCGTCTCGCGAGGCCGGATCCGGGCCACGCGCCCCGGGCGGACCCTGCGCGACGTCGTGCTGCGTGTGGACCGCTACACCGCGGTCTGCCTGCTCGACTCCGCTCTCAACCAGGGGCTCGTCCGGAGCGGGGAACTTTCCGGGCTCGCCACCGCCAACCGTGCCCGCTCCGGTTGCCGCCGCTCGCGCCCCTGGTGGGGCCTGGCCGACGGCCGGGCGCAGAGCCCTCTGGAGACGCGCATCCGGCTGGTGTGCGCGGACGGCGGCGTGCCGCCGGACGATCTGCAGCACCCCTTCCACGACGCCCGCGGCCGCCTCCTCGCCGTCGGCGACCTGTGGTGGTCCGACCGCCGCCTGCTCGTCGAGGCCGACGGCCGCGCGCCGCACGAGCTCCCCGAGTCGCTGCTGCGCGATCGCCGCCGCCAGAACGCCCTCGAACTCGCCCGCCCCGACGTCCGCATCATCCGCTTCACCTGGGCCGACCTCGCATGCCCGAACTACATCCTGGAAACCGTGCGCGGGGTCGGTCCCGACCCGAACGAGCCGGGATCCGGTTAG
- a CDS encoding PIN-like domain-containing protein: MDLSSPDGLTFFLDRGLGSRIVAGALRDAGWQLETMDERYGKDSSQRVEDVQWIEEATAKGDVLLCKDLQIAVNPLEAHCIYMNSARAFGLANRRLKGPPMVELFLGHAAAVCRMAHRAEGPYVVAISEHGLRRRKLHLP; encoded by the coding sequence ATGGACCTCTCATCCCCCGATGGCCTGACGTTCTTCCTCGACCGGGGTCTCGGTTCGCGCATCGTTGCGGGCGCCCTGCGCGATGCCGGCTGGCAGTTGGAGACCATGGACGAGCGCTACGGCAAGGACTCCTCCCAGCGCGTCGAAGACGTCCAGTGGATCGAGGAGGCAACCGCCAAAGGCGACGTCCTCCTATGCAAGGACCTTCAGATCGCTGTCAATCCGCTGGAAGCCCACTGCATCTACATGAACAGCGCCCGCGCCTTCGGCCTGGCGAACCGTCGGTTGAAGGGCCCTCCGATGGTGGAGCTATTCCTGGGCCATGCGGCCGCCGTATGCCGCATGGCCCACCGCGCCGAAGGGCCCTACGTCGTCGCGATCAGCGAGCATGGCCTCCGACGTCGCAAGCTGCATTTGCCGTGA
- a CDS encoding DUF433 domain-containing protein, giving the protein MTGATAPVRPLDDPRYTTPIYRRSEAAQLVGIRTNTLRNWANGYTIKRPSGRRTVSASLITTDPTVSGRKPSVPFVGFAESYVISAFRAAGVSMQRIRSAVEELEKRFGLPQALASERLYTDGAEVLWNYGQQSDDPYDQHVVGGLVVLRNNQGVFREVIKDYLTQVTYEDGWAKLIRLPRYERADVVVDPRINGGAPTVARRGIRVSDITDRRHAGESLEELAYDYELTEREIAAVLPQAT; this is encoded by the coding sequence GTGACCGGAGCGACGGCACCTGTACGGCCGCTCGACGATCCTCGCTATACCACCCCGATATATCGGCGCAGCGAAGCCGCACAGCTTGTGGGAATACGAACCAACACGTTGCGCAACTGGGCCAACGGATACACGATCAAGCGCCCCAGCGGCCGGCGCACGGTGTCGGCTTCGTTGATCACCACCGACCCAACGGTGAGCGGCAGGAAGCCGAGCGTTCCTTTCGTCGGGTTCGCCGAGTCTTACGTGATCTCGGCGTTCCGGGCCGCCGGGGTGTCGATGCAGCGCATCAGGTCGGCCGTCGAGGAGTTGGAGAAGCGGTTCGGTCTGCCCCAAGCATTGGCCAGCGAGCGTCTGTACACCGATGGCGCGGAAGTTCTCTGGAACTACGGGCAGCAGTCCGACGATCCCTATGATCAACACGTCGTCGGCGGGCTCGTGGTCCTTCGGAACAACCAGGGTGTGTTTCGCGAAGTCATCAAGGACTACCTCACGCAGGTCACCTACGAAGACGGCTGGGCCAAGCTCATCCGGCTCCCCCGATACGAGCGCGCCGATGTAGTTGTGGATCCCCGGATCAATGGGGGCGCCCCTACTGTCGCGCGACGCGGTATCCGGGTCTCGGACATCACCGACCGACGGCACGCCGGGGAGAGCCTTGAAGAACTCGCCTACGACTATGAGCTGACTGAACGGGAGATCGCGGCTGTTCTCCCGCAAGCCACCTGA
- a CDS encoding helix-turn-helix domain-containing protein — translation MQRTYGPSVRRRRLNAQLRRYRERKGETTGQVAKALGWQQTKVSKIETGERKKVTADELSALLDYYGEDDPEVRESLHECARLGNQRGWWSKYRDLLPSGLPDFEAEASVIKTYESQVIPGLLQTPDYAEAIFRANLVRSGDEVQERVAARLKRQDCLNRVDPPSYWVILDEAALRRVVGTREVMSQQLRHLTHMAARHNVNIYVLPFSEGAHPATVGSFVIMEFPDPMDVSIGYVENPTSSVYVEEGHELADLNAIFAGAQGAALSPVRSLAFINDVIESLEE, via the coding sequence ATGCAACGCACGTACGGCCCGAGTGTCCGACGCCGCCGTCTCAACGCCCAGCTACGGCGCTACCGGGAGAGGAAGGGCGAGACCACTGGACAGGTGGCCAAGGCACTGGGCTGGCAACAGACCAAGGTCTCCAAGATCGAGACGGGAGAGCGCAAGAAGGTCACGGCCGACGAGTTGAGCGCGTTGCTGGACTACTACGGGGAGGACGATCCCGAGGTCCGCGAGTCCCTACATGAGTGCGCACGACTCGGCAACCAGCGGGGGTGGTGGTCGAAGTACCGCGACTTGCTGCCCAGCGGCTTGCCCGACTTCGAGGCGGAGGCATCGGTCATCAAGACCTACGAATCACAGGTAATACCGGGACTCCTCCAAACTCCGGACTACGCAGAGGCCATCTTTCGCGCGAACCTGGTGCGCAGCGGCGACGAGGTCCAGGAGCGGGTGGCTGCCCGCCTGAAACGTCAGGACTGCCTCAACCGAGTGGACCCGCCGAGCTATTGGGTGATCCTCGACGAGGCGGCACTACGGCGGGTGGTGGGTACTCGCGAAGTGATGAGCCAGCAGCTACGCCACCTCACGCACATGGCCGCCCGGCACAACGTCAACATCTACGTCCTGCCGTTCTCCGAGGGCGCGCATCCGGCGACGGTTGGGAGCTTTGTCATCATGGAGTTCCCAGACCCTATGGACGTAAGCATCGGCTACGTGGAGAACCCGACATCCAGTGTGTACGTCGAGGAAGGCCACGAGCTCGCAGATCTCAACGCCATCTTCGCCGGAGCGCAAGGAGCGGCGTTGAGCCCGGTACGGTCGCTGGCGTTCATCAACGACGTCATCGAGTCCCTAGAAGAGTGA
- a CDS encoding helicase-related protein: MSTATATFQPGSLVRGRGREWVVLPPTDDAFVVARPLNGDDAYTALLFPGEVEPADFPRPSTRVEHIGDHVSAGLLRTAMRVGFTSTAGPFRALGAIGVEPRQYQFVPLLMALRMETVRMLIADDVGIGKTVEAGLIAKELLERGEARGLTVLCSPALAEQWQSELRDKFGIEAQLVLPSTVRRLERPLRTDQSLFEVYQHTIVSTDFIKAEHRRAQFLRSCPDLVIVDEAHTCVSASGTGQRQHRHDLLKGVAKDTSRHLLLVTATPHSGKEDAFRDLIGLLKPELAEVDLSSSKGRDLLARHFVQRRRNDIRRYIGEDTPFPKDRETRDADYEMSPAYAEFNADILAYARETVQDTSGTGVQQRVRWWSALALLRSVASSPAAAAATLRARSAATHAETEPEADDLARSTVLDLAEDEAVEGVDATPGADADEETLAKKEKRRLAELAKRADALSGQQHDTKLKLVVKTVKDLLADGYDPIVFCRYIPTAHYVAEELRGALKKNHTVAAVTGELPPAERVARIEELTGAEGRHVLVATDCLSEGVNLQEHFRAVVHYDLAWNPTRHEQREGRVDRFGQRADRVRAVTLYGVDNGIDGLVLDVLIRKHRTIAAQTGVAVPVPSSSDTVLQALVEGVLIRGQQTDQLELDLGITRARENLDREWELLSEKESRRVTKFAQSGMDLTDVEHELERLGPAARDALGRPSDVAAFVRDSVSALGAPAHLDGEALTVAPHPLPTGVRAALGVDDDAKNGKAAKKELVFRRDLPTGPREHVLLRTDPAVRALARYVLESALDPKPETKPPAKRLGVTRSARVSIRTVLLLVRYRFLLTLPGRGTPRTTVVEEARVHGYRPGEDGQREWLGHDEVAELLSSSPDGNILPEQVAKQAQRAVAELDALQGDLDAAGADIAEELREAHYNVRKSAEARVRGLKLVPHDRADVLGAYVYLPAGGSQ; this comes from the coding sequence ATGAGCACCGCCACCGCCACGTTCCAACCCGGTTCCCTGGTGCGCGGCCGCGGCCGCGAATGGGTGGTCCTGCCGCCCACCGACGACGCCTTCGTCGTGGCCCGCCCGCTCAACGGCGACGACGCCTACACCGCCCTGCTCTTCCCCGGCGAGGTGGAACCGGCCGACTTCCCGCGCCCCTCCACCCGCGTGGAGCACATAGGCGACCACGTCTCCGCCGGCCTGCTGCGCACCGCCATGCGCGTGGGCTTCACCTCCACCGCCGGCCCCTTCCGCGCGCTGGGCGCCATCGGGGTCGAACCGCGCCAGTACCAGTTCGTTCCGCTGCTCATGGCGCTGCGCATGGAGACGGTGCGCATGCTGATCGCCGACGACGTCGGCATCGGCAAGACCGTCGAAGCCGGACTCATCGCCAAGGAGCTGCTGGAGCGCGGCGAGGCCCGCGGCCTGACCGTGCTGTGCTCGCCCGCCCTCGCCGAGCAGTGGCAGAGCGAACTGCGCGACAAGTTCGGCATCGAGGCCCAACTGGTGCTGCCCTCCACCGTGCGCCGCCTGGAGCGCCCCCTGCGCACCGACCAGTCGCTGTTCGAGGTTTACCAGCACACCATCGTCTCCACCGACTTCATCAAGGCCGAGCACCGCCGCGCCCAGTTCCTGCGCAGCTGCCCCGACCTCGTCATCGTCGACGAGGCCCACACCTGCGTCAGCGCCTCCGGCACCGGCCAGCGCCAGCACCGCCACGACCTGCTCAAAGGCGTCGCCAAGGACACCTCCCGCCACCTGCTGCTGGTCACCGCCACCCCGCACAGCGGCAAGGAGGACGCCTTCCGCGACCTCATCGGCCTGCTCAAACCCGAACTCGCCGAGGTCGACCTGAGCAGCAGCAAGGGCCGCGACCTGCTCGCCCGGCACTTCGTGCAGCGCCGCCGCAACGACATCCGCCGCTACATCGGCGAAGACACGCCTTTCCCCAAAGACCGCGAGACCCGCGACGCCGACTACGAGATGAGCCCGGCCTACGCCGAGTTCAACGCCGACATCCTCGCCTACGCCCGCGAAACCGTGCAGGACACCAGCGGCACCGGCGTGCAGCAGCGCGTGCGCTGGTGGTCGGCGCTGGCTCTGCTGCGCTCGGTCGCCTCCTCCCCCGCCGCCGCGGCCGCCACCCTGCGCGCCCGCTCAGCCGCCACCCACGCCGAGACCGAACCCGAAGCCGACGACCTCGCCCGCTCCACCGTGCTCGACCTCGCCGAGGACGAAGCGGTGGAGGGGGTGGACGCCACCCCCGGCGCCGACGCCGACGAGGAGACCCTCGCCAAGAAGGAGAAGCGGCGCCTGGCCGAGCTGGCCAAACGCGCCGACGCCCTGAGCGGCCAGCAGCACGACACCAAACTCAAACTGGTCGTCAAAACCGTCAAGGACCTGCTCGCCGACGGCTACGACCCCATCGTCTTCTGCCGCTACATCCCCACCGCCCACTACGTCGCCGAGGAACTGCGCGGCGCCCTGAAGAAGAACCACACCGTCGCCGCCGTCACCGGCGAACTGCCCCCCGCCGAGCGGGTCGCCCGCATCGAGGAGCTCACCGGCGCCGAGGGCCGCCACGTCCTGGTCGCCACCGACTGCCTCTCCGAAGGCGTGAACCTCCAGGAGCACTTCCGCGCCGTCGTGCACTACGACTTGGCGTGGAACCCCACCCGCCACGAGCAGCGCGAAGGCCGCGTGGACCGCTTCGGCCAGCGCGCCGACCGGGTGCGCGCCGTCACCCTCTACGGCGTGGACAACGGCATCGACGGCCTCGTGCTGGACGTACTGATCCGCAAGCACCGCACCATCGCCGCCCAGACCGGCGTCGCGGTGCCCGTGCCCAGCTCCAGCGACACCGTGCTGCAAGCCCTCGTCGAAGGCGTGCTCATCCGCGGGCAGCAGACCGACCAGCTCGAACTCGACCTCGGCATCACCCGGGCCCGCGAGAACCTGGACCGCGAATGGGAACTGCTCTCCGAGAAGGAGTCCCGGCGCGTCACCAAGTTCGCCCAGTCCGGCATGGACCTCACCGACGTCGAACACGAACTGGAGCGCCTGGGACCCGCGGCGCGCGACGCCCTGGGCCGCCCCAGCGACGTCGCCGCGTTCGTCCGCGACTCGGTCTCCGCGCTGGGCGCCCCCGCCCACTTGGACGGCGAGGCCCTCACCGTCGCCCCGCACCCGCTGCCGACGGGCGTGCGCGCCGCACTGGGCGTGGACGACGACGCCAAGAACGGCAAGGCCGCCAAGAAGGAGCTCGTCTTCCGCCGCGACCTGCCCACAGGCCCGCGCGAACACGTCCTGCTGCGCACCGACCCGGCCGTGCGCGCGCTGGCCCGCTACGTGCTGGAGTCGGCGCTGGACCCCAAACCGGAGACAAAGCCGCCCGCCAAGCGCCTCGGCGTCACCCGCAGCGCCCGGGTGTCCATCCGCACCGTGCTGCTGCTGGTGCGCTACCGGTTCCTGCTCACCCTGCCCGGCCGCGGGACCCCCCGCACCACCGTGGTGGAGGAGGCGCGGGTGCACGGCTACCGGCCCGGCGAGGACGGACAGCGCGAATGGCTGGGCCACGACGAGGTCGCCGAGCTGCTGTCCTCCTCCCCCGACGGCAACATCCTGCCCGAACAGGTCGCCAAGCAGGCCCAACGCGCCGTCGCCGAACTCGACGCGCTCCAGGGCGACCTGGACGCGGCGGGCGCCGACATCGCCGAGGAACTGCGCGAGGCCCACTACAACGTCCGCAAGTCCGCCGAGGCCCGCGTGCGCGGGCTGAAGCTCGTCCCCCACGACCGCGCCGACGTGCTCGGCGCCTACGTCTACCTTCCGGCCGGAGGTTCCCAGTGA
- a CDS encoding Eco57I restriction-modification methylase domain-containing protein produces MSTASTSAAGTVNTRGYSAIRVVGSLLTADLIGRIGAGDPDLKGLRSEDYGLVPGRRLGEAASRRWDDLLGAYRAFQKRLADAGPGDSAVSLTRNRWLLPLFEQLGFGRLPHQRTNLTAEGRAYPISHVWGSVPIHLVAWERDLDKRRGGNGHAGGDRAPQSMLQEFLNASDDHLWGIVSNGQKLRILRDAASLSEAAFIEFDLESIFEGELYSDFVLLFALAHASRFEPHTPEGAADGGGRAEGDEAADEEGAAAPALKAPSVADCWLEKWRTEGDKTGVRFRDKLRDGLTEALQELGTGFLEDSPELRERLRTGAVSRYDLRNELLRLAYQVLFLFVAEDKGALLDPRAGDAARERYRIYFSTERLRRIAAERIGDRHDDLWRTLVIVLEALGTDEGRPELALPPLGGLYFTAGALEESAGDGEAAEVRPELLRESSVTLANRRLLAAVRHLTRVKDDGGRWQRVDYQHLDAEELGSIYESLLELIPHLDTANRTFELKGAAGNDRKTTGSYYTPSPLVETLLDSALDPVIEKYAENDVPADLLKITVCDPACGSGHFLVAAARRIARAYAVLEADDEEPTPDAVTKAMPEVVRNCIYGVDLNPLAVELTKVSLWLASLEPGKPLAFLDPHIKVGNALLGTTPKLLEQGVPDGAFKVLEGDDKKFVGVVKKQNKKERESGQISAFSAGEGYSSNVKLAKEAREINRNTKPGLAGIREQARKLRELEHSAEKQQRRRVADAWCAAFVWPKRPDAAAPVTTETVRQLEKADGALGREQTEELDRLNRRYQFFHWHLEFPEVFPGADDEREDYNAATGWQGGFTSVLGNPPWDQIELKEQEFFTSRDPEIASAAGAKRKKLIEELADHPEKQDIHESYLDEKRRVDGVRHFAADSQRYENTGRGRINTYAVFSESGVSLLHPLGRLGLIVPTGIVTDATTQYFFKDLVQRRALATVFDFENRRKIFADVDSRVKFTLLTVAGRGAAVERAEFAFFLHDTAELTDAEKKFYLSAEEILKLNPNTGTCPIFRSRRDADITLKIYEAAPVLVEHGKSDGNPWGVSFMQGLFNITSASHHFHTREDLKADGWRLDGNVFVKGEERMLPLYEAKMLHHYDHRWATYETSESARDMTMEEKGNPSALALPRYWLRETEVEEKLTEQEWGHDWLFGWRDICRTTDERTMLNAVFPRVAVPDGTLLMYPHDGPAAGLAANLSSFVLDYSARQKVGGTHLKFFTAYQLPVVPPEQLWGACRFNNVLDFSGWITPRVVELTYTAWDLESFARDHGYPGTPFTWNERRRFLLRCELDAAFFLLYGIERDDVDYIMETFPIVKKKDLKSHGSYRTKDTILEIYDAMAKAVETGEPYRTVLDPPPGEGPRHPERD; encoded by the coding sequence GTGAGTACCGCGAGCACCAGCGCGGCCGGCACCGTCAACACCCGGGGATACTCGGCCATCCGGGTGGTGGGCTCGCTGCTGACCGCCGACCTCATCGGCCGCATCGGCGCGGGCGACCCGGACCTGAAGGGCCTGCGCTCCGAGGACTACGGGCTGGTTCCCGGCCGCCGCCTCGGCGAGGCCGCCAGCCGCCGCTGGGACGACCTGCTGGGCGCCTACCGGGCGTTCCAGAAGCGCCTGGCCGATGCCGGGCCGGGCGACTCGGCCGTCTCGCTGACCCGCAACCGCTGGCTGCTGCCGCTCTTCGAGCAGCTCGGATTCGGGCGCCTCCCCCATCAGCGCACCAATTTGACCGCCGAGGGGCGCGCCTACCCGATCAGCCACGTGTGGGGCAGCGTGCCCATCCACCTGGTGGCCTGGGAACGCGACCTGGACAAGCGCCGCGGCGGCAACGGCCACGCCGGCGGCGATCGCGCCCCGCAGTCGATGCTCCAGGAGTTCCTCAACGCCAGCGACGACCACCTGTGGGGCATCGTCAGCAACGGCCAGAAGCTGCGCATCCTGCGCGACGCGGCGTCGCTGTCGGAGGCGGCGTTCATCGAGTTCGACCTGGAGTCGATCTTCGAGGGCGAGCTGTACTCCGACTTCGTTCTGCTGTTCGCGCTCGCGCACGCGTCCCGGTTCGAGCCGCACACGCCGGAGGGCGCGGCCGACGGCGGCGGGCGTGCCGAGGGCGACGAGGCGGCAGACGAGGAGGGCGCCGCGGCACCGGCGCTGAAGGCGCCGAGCGTGGCCGACTGCTGGCTGGAGAAGTGGCGCACCGAGGGCGACAAGACCGGCGTGCGGTTCCGCGACAAGCTGCGCGACGGCCTGACCGAGGCACTCCAGGAGTTGGGCACCGGGTTCCTGGAGGACAGCCCCGAGCTGCGGGAGAGACTGCGCACGGGGGCGGTGTCGCGCTACGACCTGCGCAATGAACTGCTGCGGCTGGCCTACCAGGTGCTGTTCCTGTTCGTCGCCGAGGACAAGGGGGCGCTGCTCGACCCCCGCGCCGGCGACGCCGCGCGGGAGCGCTACCGGATCTACTTCTCCACTGAGCGACTGCGCCGCATCGCCGCGGAGCGGATCGGCGACCGCCACGACGACCTGTGGCGGACGCTGGTGATCGTGCTGGAGGCGCTGGGCACCGATGAGGGGCGACCGGAACTGGCGCTGCCGCCGCTGGGCGGGCTGTACTTCACGGCCGGGGCGCTGGAGGAGAGCGCGGGCGACGGCGAGGCCGCTGAAGTCCGGCCTGAGCTGCTGCGCGAGTCGAGCGTCACGCTGGCCAACCGGCGCCTGCTGGCGGCGGTGCGCCACCTGACGCGGGTGAAGGACGACGGCGGCCGCTGGCAGCGGGTCGACTACCAGCACTTGGACGCCGAGGAACTGGGCTCCATCTACGAGTCGCTGCTGGAGCTGATCCCGCACCTCGACACCGCCAACCGCACCTTCGAGCTGAAGGGTGCGGCGGGCAACGACCGCAAGACGACGGGGTCCTACTACACGCCGAGCCCGCTGGTGGAGACGCTGCTGGACAGCGCGCTGGACCCGGTGATCGAGAAGTACGCGGAGAACGATGTCCCGGCCGACCTGCTGAAGATCACCGTGTGCGACCCGGCCTGCGGGTCGGGGCACTTCCTGGTGGCGGCGGCACGAAGGATCGCACGGGCGTATGCGGTGCTGGAGGCGGACGACGAAGAGCCCACCCCGGACGCGGTCACCAAGGCCATGCCGGAGGTGGTGCGCAACTGCATCTACGGGGTCGACCTGAACCCGCTGGCGGTGGAGCTGACCAAGGTGTCGCTGTGGCTGGCTTCGCTGGAGCCCGGCAAGCCGCTGGCGTTTTTGGACCCGCACATCAAGGTGGGAAACGCGCTGCTGGGGACCACGCCGAAGCTGCTGGAGCAGGGGGTTCCCGACGGCGCGTTCAAGGTGCTGGAGGGCGACGACAAGAAGTTCGTCGGTGTGGTGAAGAAGCAGAACAAGAAGGAGCGCGAGAGCGGGCAGATCAGCGCGTTCTCGGCCGGTGAGGGCTACTCCAGCAACGTGAAGCTCGCGAAGGAAGCTCGCGAGATCAACCGGAACACCAAGCCGGGGCTGGCCGGTATCCGCGAGCAGGCACGGAAGCTGCGGGAGCTGGAGCACTCAGCGGAGAAGCAGCAGCGGCGGCGGGTGGCTGACGCGTGGTGTGCGGCGTTCGTCTGGCCCAAGCGACCGGATGCGGCTGCGCCGGTCACGACGGAGACTGTGCGCCAGCTTGAGAAGGCGGACGGGGCTCTTGGCCGGGAGCAGACGGAGGAGCTTGACCGGCTGAACCGGCGATACCAGTTCTTCCACTGGCACCTGGAGTTCCCGGAGGTGTTTCCGGGAGCCGATGATGAGCGGGAGGACTACAACGCGGCGACGGGGTGGCAGGGCGGGTTCACGAGTGTGCTGGGGAATCCGCCGTGGGATCAGATTGAGCTGAAGGAACAGGAGTTCTTCACCAGTCGGGACCCAGAGATCGCGAGCGCGGCCGGCGCAAAGCGCAAGAAGCTAATCGAAGAACTCGCCGACCATCCAGAGAAGCAAGACATCCACGAGTCTTATCTAGATGAGAAGCGCCGAGTCGATGGGGTTCGCCACTTCGCCGCCGACTCCCAGCGTTATGAGAACACTGGGCGCGGCCGGATCAACACCTACGCGGTGTTCAGCGAGAGCGGAGTGAGCCTTCTGCATCCGCTCGGAAGGCTTGGGCTCATTGTTCCGACTGGGATCGTGACAGACGCGACGACGCAGTACTTCTTCAAGGACCTTGTCCAACGTCGCGCACTGGCCACCGTGTTCGATTTCGAGAACCGTAGGAAGATCTTCGCCGACGTAGACAGTCGGGTTAAGTTCACTCTCCTGACTGTCGCCGGTCGCGGCGCCGCCGTCGAGCGCGCCGAATTCGCCTTCTTCCTGCACGACACAGCCGAACTCACTGACGCCGAGAAAAAGTTTTACCTTAGCGCCGAGGAGATCCTCAAGCTCAATCCCAACACGGGCACCTGTCCTATCTTCCGGTCGCGCCGCGACGCCGACATCACCCTCAAGATCTATGAAGCGGCGCCCGTACTGGTGGAGCACGGGAAGTCCGACGGTAACCCGTGGGGCGTCTCGTTCATGCAGGGCCTCTTCAACATCACGTCAGCATCGCACCACTTCCACACCCGCGAGGACCTCAAGGCGGACGGCTGGCGTCTAGACGGCAATGTCTTCGTGAAGGGCGAGGAGCGGATGCTCCCGCTGTACGAAGCGAAGATGCTCCACCACTACGACCACCGGTGGGCGACTTATGAGACTAGCGAGTCCGCTCGGGACATGACGATGGAGGAGAAGGGCAACCCTAGCGCGCTCGCTCTACCGAGGTACTGGCTTCGAGAAACCGAAGTCGAGGAAAAGCTGACAGAACAAGAGTGGGGTCACGACTGGCTATTCGGCTGGCGAGACATTTGTCGCACTACGGACGAGCGAACCATGCTTAACGCAGTCTTTCCTCGGGTAGCAGTGCCCGACGGCACGCTTCTCATGTACCCTCACGATGGACCGGCGGCCGGGTTAGCTGCCAATCTTTCCAGTTTTGTTCTGGACTATTCGGCACGACAAAAAGTAGGTGGCACTCATCTCAAATTCTTCACTGCTTACCAGCTACCCGTCGTTCCTCCGGAACAGCTATGGGGTGCGTGTCGTTTCAACAACGTTCTTGATTTCTCTGGATGGATAACACCCCGTGTGGTTGAACTAACGTACACCGCGTGGGACTTGGAGTCGTTCGCACGAGACCATGGGTACCCGGGAACTCCCTTCACCTGGAATGAGAGGCGAAGGTTTCTGCTCCGCTGTGAACTGGATGCAGCGTTCTTCCTCTTGTACGGGATCGAACGGGACGACGTTGACTACATCATGGAAACGTTCCCGATCGTGAAGAAGAAAGACCTCAAGTCCCACGGCTCCTACCGCACCAAGGACACGATCCTGGAGATCTACGACGCGATGGCGAAGGCCGTCGAGACCGGCGAGCCCTACCGGACCGTCTTGGACCCGCCCCCCGGTGAAGGGCCGCGCCACCCCGAGCGCGACTGA
- a CDS encoding ATP-binding protein, with protein MPSHDLRPPPAVSELRVYPGEPVHCPHVRRLVRTALAGHTAIVDDAELVAAELFGNACRHTRSGEPGGTLALSISALPSGLAVVSVTDEGPTSAERLAGAHTWPELKSPTPGSPGWRGLHLVAAVADGWGHTPAEDMGLTVWAAFNLATLSLDGLTDRARL; from the coding sequence ATGCCCAGCCACGACCTCCGCCCGCCCCCGGCCGTCTCCGAACTGCGCGTCTACCCGGGCGAGCCCGTCCACTGCCCGCACGTCCGCCGGCTCGTCCGCACCGCTCTGGCCGGTCACACCGCCATCGTCGACGACGCCGAACTGGTCGCCGCCGAACTCTTCGGCAACGCCTGCCGCCACACCCGCAGCGGCGAGCCCGGCGGCACGCTCGCGCTCAGCATCAGCGCCCTGCCCAGCGGGCTGGCCGTCGTCTCGGTGACCGACGAAGGCCCCACCAGCGCCGAACGCCTCGCCGGTGCGCACACCTGGCCCGAGTTGAAGTCGCCGACCCCCGGCTCCCCTGGGTGGCGCGGCCTGCACCTGGTCGCCGCCGTCGCCGACGGTTGGGGCCACACTCCAGCCGAGGACATGGGCCTGACCGTCTGGGCGGCCTTCAACCTCGCCACCCTGTCCCTGGACGGCCTCACCGACCGCGCGAGGCTGTAG
- a CDS encoding DUF397 domain-containing protein, producing MPDQRLWRKSSYSGVNENCVEVADLPGAAALRDSKHPDAAALAFPAAEWRSFLTGVDRDEFEG from the coding sequence GTGCCTGACCAGAGATTGTGGCGGAAGAGCAGCTACAGCGGTGTGAACGAGAACTGTGTCGAAGTCGCCGACCTCCCCGGCGCCGCCGCTCTACGCGACTCCAAGCACCCCGACGCCGCAGCCCTCGCGTTCCCGGCCGCTGAGTGGCGGTCCTTCCTTACCGGCGTCGACCGAGACGAGTTCGAGGGCTGA